The sequence below is a genomic window from Lolium perenne isolate Kyuss_39 chromosome 7, Kyuss_2.0, whole genome shotgun sequence.
ccggtgtggatccgtagtaagtcgcagcgaaagctgccctcgatggcatgataggcatgtcccccgccacggtaactcgagccggtggcggtgtaccagtagacatagagatcatcatttcctgcaagataggttacaagttaggctttgcagaaataaagcatcaaactgagacttgtcatctacttgcgCGAGAAGGAAGATTCAGACTTACTGATATATACGTCATATAGGCCGTATTCTGCCtattccactgggcagcggcctgctgatacgcttcattgcaggcttcgaaggccgcctcgaagtcaggctacaatttcagaaacaatgaatctcgtaaacacttagccatgtaggaaggaaaaccggaaagaggatgaaaatgaggaaacttacatcgtaggcgggtggacgagcaggccgtggacgaggctgggggctgtcggcggtgagggtatgcttgaggcgcgtgtagctcgtggagtgggtaggcttgaccgccttattcatccaagggaaacggccatgcggacgcccgtgccccgacaggaccaacgactcctcgtcgaccggaatgctcaaggggtcatccacctcggggtgacgagacttgaccatgtcgcagtagtcctccttggcggccttggcattgccgtagtactgtggctgaggcaatgcgggattgggcttctgcttcgtccgcatcatgtcatatatctgggcatcatgaagcaccaccccaggtggtgcctcggccacctgcatcgcgaaaagaaaagttaagcgtaccacaaatgagacatggcgggaaatgaatgaaggtcgttccatgtatatacatacctttttccccttgaagcgggtgtagtcgcggtttcccgcgcagtgtgtgccaccggtgcctcggttctccatgttacgcctcgacacggctgcaaactcctcgtcctgcctgagccacctcgccctaatcagctcctcccatgcctccctatgctgctcggcccactccggacaaacctgaaaacgcaatactgagctcaagataattcaatgaaaacttagcagcaatgtagaatctcattgacattttactcaccgacatgtactcctcaatggtcattgcccattcGTCCGTAGGCTCGTTACCAACATAGTACTCCTTcttgaccctcttacccttgttagcccAGAAGGCACTAGCGCTCGGTGAACTTTTGGTTTTACCactgctgcggtgtcaacctctcgcaagcgccacgcaaagtgagacgcgctgcgtgtcatgctccgggtccacacgatagaagcacttcaatcatgcataaatcagttgtgaaagtcatgagttagcacattagggtCATCAACTATGAACGGTGCTCGAGAAATATATGCCTTACCCGTAACTTGGTGGTCACGGCCTCGGCGGTGTCGCGAAGCCTACGGCAggggcatcctcatagtccgcccaagtagtggctagcttcgtcGGGCCACCGGGGACCGTGCTAAGGGGAGTGTATCTGCCGGGCCAGAACTTCTTAATCGTAGCCCCAAGCAAGCTGTTAGGGCATGCGGGGGCTTGGCatcccatgtccagttgctgcaaataaatcacacattagtacacatgccaaattgtttattatgcccaagatgaaaatacatgttcgaaatttctgaagtagtacacttactcatcgctcgaaggaatgataagggccttgtcatcatgggtcttcggctccttcctcgcatcggggactctagcttctccacgaagcttcaagggcttcggcgcacccccatcctccatcacctccaactcagccctagagtccgactcgtgtgtagactccgtctccatctccacctccccactagacggaccctctaggtacaactcaggagccacgtcgccagaagcggagggtggctcgtcaaagtccatgtgtaccccgccgccacctcgtcctccacctcgtcctcctcgtcctcgtcctcgacctccacctcgtcctcctcgacctcgtcctccatcggtaccaTCGGCGTAACGCGGATTTTGCACCGGGGCTCGATCACTCCGTCTAGTGGGTCTAGGAATATTCCTCTTCACCAGCGCCAGCGTCTTAAGCAAGCTCTCGGAGTCTGCCTTGCCGCTGCTCATATTGTCCAGTCCACCGCATTGAGAAGAATAAAACAGCTTAAGCACAAAGACATAttatatgaagatactaagaataaaaggcacaatgcaattaagaagcatgttgacataataaaatgaagatactaagaataaaaggcacaatgcaattaagaagcatgttgacataataaaatgaagatactaagaataaaaggcacaatgcaattaagaagcatgttgacataataaatactaagaataaaagaccctcaccagccatcatcgctctcatgctcactctcatactccatctctttctctttctctttctctggcccactatcactatcactatcttgtgagtacaaagttgaagggtcgacgggtggaggctcatcataattgtcattcgcctcaagtaacttctcgagcatagatatgtcctttagatccaccactgactcaccacgagtttctgcatcgttcccgaggtcctcttgaacaaacggttctaaaatatattccccgaagtcctgttcctcttgatagaaaatcccctcgtatgtcacggggtcaatgttgttgtaatcatcctcgtagggaatcggtaggttaccatgtggcgatacctggaagacgacttcccaacccttgagttccgctttctggcatgggtagggcaaataataaacttgcttggcttggtgagccacaataaagacatcggctccgctataggtggttgaaggcttaacttcaactaacccaatggacttatcacttctctgtccacctattgggtcgaaccaatgacacttgaacacgacgatattgagttgcacgttcgtacgattgaatgtcaactcgtatacactttgtcaccttccgtagtaatcaaacttgttggctcctttggtgaagaccccagtatttatcgttttgggattcgcccggcccttctggtgcgtctctgtgtggaagcgaaacccattcacatcatacttctcatacttggtcacctcacggctacaaccttgggaaacacatttcaactcatctatcatatcaacgtttctctcacggccctacaagaacatttcaaatttgttgtgtgcattagttacgtgtaataagagggacaagtcacgtgttgcaatgtaagaggaaaggttagaaattactttttccatgaaccatgtcacaaagtttttattaattccgggagcaccgtctttcagtagagtgtccatctccgaggtttcgggcaattcatcatacggccacatttcatccgtgaattcgctgaaaggagaaaataagcattagaccgagacgaggttactagctgcaaagtaatttgttcaccattttaccttacgaatgggatcacttcctccatgttcataagcacatatagcattatacaatccttctcttcgttctccaatttatattttgttcctttaccagccttgccaccggggaattggaatagttttagcttggggtcattctcgggcacgtcgacattgtaacgagtgaccgggttatgctgagtgggaacatcatcgggatagtacgttgtcgcggcatctgccatctcccgaaggcatattgcctcagctatgcatgcttcaatcttggccttgtttccagttatctttcgaatatacttaaactctctctcaatacagaaCTGCCAACGAAATCGCACCGGACGACCCAAGAGTGCCGCgttggcgaggtgcacaatgagatgtgccatcggagtaaagaagcctggcggaaatatcatctccaaattgcatagcaactccggcactgtatgttgtagctttgcaataacctcgggacatatctgcttagcacagagcgtgcggaagaaatggctcaactgcgcaagcactcgccagactttctcggggatataccctcgaagcatcaccggcatgagccgctgaatccatatatgatagtcgtgactcttgagcccggtgacttttcccgtcgaaagattaactcccttactcatattcgagcaataaccatccgggaacatcacgacgtatttgagccacgcgaatgcctccttcttttggatggaatcaaggcagaagttggcatgcggcttgaaccaattcttttgacggccaataggacgcttcatgtgtaatttttccctatcacagaggatctcaatatcgactctagccttgacattatcctttgacttcccgggaatgttcaggcatgtgtgaaagacggactccgcgacattctttacagtgtgcatcacatcgatgttatgcggaagttcgaggtccttgtaatactcgagcttcgttaaagccgcctcgtgagtccagttgtgcgttacaccatatccctcaaattgatggccagttggcgtcgctgccggcacgagagcacgtagctcggcttcaacaagtgtaccatcaaacttcggcacatcttttttttcatgcacaactttgcccttcttgaagttctttttgtcttctctaaacggatgcctccttttgaggaactgtcgattcgtgtcaaacgcaacatacttgcgacccttctgtagccaaaggaactcaagccgatgcctgcacactgggcatggccacttaccagctgtacaccatccacatgttagggcgtacccgggcatgtcatgcatggtatactgcaaccaaactctcatgcagaagtttgtcttcgatgctcggtcgtacgtcaatgtcccgtggtgccaagagtggttcaaatcttccacaatcggctgcatgtagacactcaaattcttccccgggtaatgagggcctggaatgatcagcgacagaaacatggtcttcctcgtcattaggactccgggagggagattgagcggaataacaaacacgggccagcaactgtaattggcagtggacataccatatggattgaagccatctgttgctatcgcaattctgacattccgagcctcggctgccttaaggcggtgttttgtatcgaagttcttccatgccgtaccatcggatggatgtcccatcttcaacttcttgttttcgtccacgaatctcttcccatacttgtgccacgtcatctgtttggctgtctcctcgtgcatgtaaagccgctggattctttttatgaatgggagatatcgaagaatcgactttgcggtgcTTGACCGCCTCAccgaccatcctttcccgttacctcttcatacctaggcTTACGAGATGGGACGGTACTTGTCCTCCGCATCTTGTCTCCAAAATAGAACGCAGCCTTTCGgacaacagtctatcctttgataatccatgttgaggtccttcataattctcctcgtcgcgtgcaggctttgaggcagacaatgatctttgggcaacatgttaccagttgttttcagacttgcttcaaagccctcacgggtggtgttgtaccgggtcttgtcggctagacattgggagatggcatcgagctgagaaatcgcggcgccctcgtacagaggcctcttagccgcggcaatcatatcatagaaggccttcgcggttggctctggttcctccggttacggcggcgcctccggttacgcggcgcctccggttctggcggctaatccgggacatcggcatggacgagatcatctagaaagtctctaactCCATCATAcgcattgccattgagccgctgccgcatcacctcacctctgtcacgttcgcgctcatcaaagtcgatttccgtgacgtacccatgcatatacccatattgcagaaggtgtctatacatttcatccttcccacgacgttgacgcttcacgcagcgaacacaggggcaaagtgcccgaaccagcccctttgtaccacgcgctaactcattcactagaaaatgggtcttccttgtccactcatctgttttctcagtcgcactaacacgctcattgtacatccatccattatcagccatcctctgctttattgggagccaaaccacagacatagcatttatatcaaataggaaattaaatgcatcatatttttatttattttaccgggcgaaccgcatgcatcaacctacatctctactaggtgggctcctagcagccgccggatccgtagttggctacgttctccatgctctaccccggtccaagtcagaatttcggcagcacctccccgctgctctcccgatacacgtctcggcaaaaagccgagaggatgtgcatccggagaacaacggggaggcgccgccgaaatcctgactcggaccggagtagaacatggaaaacgtagacaactacgc
It includes:
- the LOC127317164 gene encoding uncharacterized protein, producing the protein MTIEEYMSVCPEWAEQHREAWEELIRARWLRQDEEFAAVSRRNMENRGTGGTHCAGNRDYTRFKGKKVAEAPPGVVLHDAQIYDMMRTKQKPNPALPQPQYYGNAKAAKEDYCDMVKSRHPEVDDPLSIPVDEESLVLSGHGRPHGRFPWMNKAVKPTHSTSYTRLKHTLTADSPQPRPRPARPPAYDPDFEAAFEACNEAYQQAAAQWNRQNTAYMTYISEMMISMSTGTPPPARVTVAGDMPIMPSRAAFAATYYGSTPEGTGWSGNQASPGGREVTPVHEGGRSPGRSAGASPSTTPGTTPGASPSTSPGRATGPSPGGSSAASTGAKPRAPRFANDVGGHTPPGSFLR